The Saprospiraceae bacterium genome includes a window with the following:
- a CDS encoding nuclear transport factor 2 family protein has product MVVFSVDRQDVDGISKFWLDDYLVIRGSGTIEQGKEANITNWRKIFKEAPQTNFERFPSEIIISKNNPDLAWESGEWKGFNTYSKGGRDSAQWKRKNGEWKLQAELFVALEKGF; this is encoded by the coding sequence TTGGTTGTTTTTTCCGTGGATAGGCAAGACGTAGATGGAATTTCAAAATTCTGGCTGGATGATTATTTGGTCATCCGTGGCAGTGGTACAATTGAACAAGGAAAAGAAGCCAATATAACCAATTGGAGAAAAATATTTAAGGAAGCTCCGCAAACAAACTTTGAACGTTTTCCTTCAGAAATAATAATAAGCAAAAATAATCCTGACCTGGCCTGGGAAAGCGGAGAATGGAAAGGGTTTAATACATACAGTAAGGGTGGTCGCGATAGTGCACAGTGGAAGAGAAAGAATGGCGAATGGAAACTACAGGCAGAGTTATTTGTTGCATTGGAGAAAGGATTCTAA
- a CDS encoding N-acetylornithine carbamoyltransferase, which produces MQNFISTHDVVDISALIDLALKYKKNPLADKTLGAGKRLGLLFMNPSLRTRISTQIAAQNLGMESYVLNVGNDNWQLEFGEGAVMNGTTVEHIKDAAPIFGEYFDIIGLRTFPGLKDRDLDYSENVIRSLQKYCNIPVLSLESATLHPLQSLTDLITISENWNKPHKPKVVLTWAPHIKPIPQCVANSFAQWVNAWDGADFVITHPEGYELDISYTNGATITHNQEEALRDADFVYVKNWSSYQNYGQVKQDGAEWMLTEKHMSWTHNARTMHCLPVRRNVELSDEILDHPNCLTTTQAANRVWAAQAVLSAILNRGNR; this is translated from the coding sequence ATGCAAAATTTTATTTCTACCCACGATGTTGTCGATATTTCAGCATTGATTGATCTGGCACTGAAGTACAAAAAGAATCCCCTGGCAGACAAAACCCTTGGTGCCGGCAAAAGACTGGGTTTACTATTTATGAATCCCAGCCTCCGAACCAGAATCAGCACGCAGATAGCCGCCCAAAATCTTGGTATGGAAAGTTATGTCCTCAATGTAGGCAATGACAACTGGCAGCTGGAGTTTGGCGAAGGAGCTGTCATGAACGGTACCACTGTGGAGCACATCAAGGATGCAGCACCTATCTTTGGAGAGTATTTTGACATCATAGGATTACGGACCTTCCCGGGGTTGAAGGACAGAGATCTGGACTACAGTGAAAATGTGATCCGAAGTCTTCAGAAATACTGCAATATTCCGGTCTTAAGTTTGGAGAGTGCCACGCTCCACCCACTGCAAAGTCTCACTGATTTGATTACCATCAGTGAAAACTGGAATAAACCGCACAAACCAAAAGTCGTTCTGACCTGGGCGCCGCATATCAAACCTATTCCGCAATGTGTGGCCAATAGTTTTGCGCAATGGGTCAATGCCTGGGATGGTGCGGACTTTGTCATCACCCATCCTGAAGGGTACGAGCTCGATATTTCTTACACCAATGGGGCCACAATCACACACAACCAGGAAGAAGCGCTAAGGGATGCAGACTTTGTATATGTCAAAAACTGGAGTTCGTATCAAAATTACGGGCAGGTAAAGCAGGATGGAGCTGAATGGATGCTCACAGAAAAACACATGTCATGGACACATAATGCGCGTACCATGCACTGTCTTCCGGTAAGGCGCAATGTCGAGCTGAGTGACGAAATACTGGATCACCCCAATTGTCTGACCACCACTCAGGCGGCCAACAGGGTGTGGGCTGCACAGGCGGTATTGAGTGCCATTTTGAATAGAGGAAATAGATAG
- a CDS encoding aspartate aminotransferase family protein has protein sequence MHLFDVYSIQQINITKAKGSYVWDETGQKYLDMYGGHAVISIGHLHDHWQKALKDQLDKIAFYSNSIIIRLQEELAQKLGEVSGKEDYSLFLCNSGAEANENALKLASFHTGRKKVVTFTGAFHGRTSLAVAATDNPAIVAPVNYTGDIIRLPFNDEQALTECFAKHGPEICAVIIEGIQGVGGIYEAEPSFLQSIRTLCDQHGSVYIADSVQCGYGRSGTFFAHDAAGVNADIYTMAKGMGNGFPVAGIAIAPEFVAKKGMLGTTFGGNHLACAAAIAVLNVIQQENLIENARTLGQYIINKLKSYPEVKSVRGRGLMIGFEMNEPFTKTLKSDLLSKCKIFTGEAKNNTIRLLPSLALTREEADQFFAAFDSLIYNPS, from the coding sequence ATGCATCTATTTGACGTTTACAGCATTCAGCAAATCAATATCACCAAAGCCAAAGGATCTTATGTCTGGGATGAAACCGGCCAAAAATATCTCGACATGTATGGCGGACATGCCGTTATCAGCATTGGACATCTACATGATCATTGGCAAAAAGCATTAAAAGATCAGCTGGACAAGATCGCTTTTTACAGCAATTCCATCATCATCAGGCTGCAGGAGGAACTGGCTCAAAAACTGGGCGAAGTGTCAGGCAAAGAAGATTATAGTTTATTCCTGTGCAATTCCGGTGCTGAAGCCAATGAAAATGCACTTAAACTCGCATCTTTTCATACAGGTCGTAAAAAAGTAGTCACTTTCACAGGAGCATTTCATGGCAGAACATCCCTGGCCGTAGCCGCCACGGACAATCCTGCCATAGTGGCCCCTGTCAATTATACCGGAGATATCATCCGCTTGCCATTTAATGATGAACAGGCGCTTACTGAATGTTTCGCAAAACACGGACCAGAAATCTGCGCCGTCATCATTGAAGGAATACAGGGAGTCGGAGGTATATATGAAGCTGAGCCATCTTTTTTGCAGTCCATCAGAACACTTTGTGATCAGCACGGCAGTGTTTATATAGCAGATAGTGTCCAATGTGGATATGGAAGATCAGGTACTTTTTTTGCTCATGATGCAGCTGGGGTAAATGCTGACATTTATACCATGGCCAAAGGTATGGGCAATGGATTTCCGGTGGCAGGAATTGCTATAGCGCCTGAGTTTGTTGCAAAAAAAGGGATGCTGGGTACTACTTTTGGGGGCAACCACCTGGCTTGTGCTGCTGCCATAGCAGTGCTCAACGTTATTCAGCAGGAAAATCTGATCGAAAATGCAAGAACGCTAGGCCAATATATCATCAACAAATTAAAATCATATCCTGAAGTAAAATCTGTTCGCGGGCGTGGACTGATGATCGGGTTTGAAATGAATGAACCATTTACAAAAACCCTGAAATCAGATTTACTGTCCAAATGCAAAATTTTTACCGGTGAAGCCAAAAACAATACCATACGTCTGTTGCCTTCTTTGGCCCTTACCAGAGAGGAAGCAGATCAGTTTTTTGCCGCTTTTGATTCATTGATATATAACCCATCCTGA
- a CDS encoding N-acetyl-gamma-glutamyl-phosphate reductase yields MIKAGIIGGAGYTGGELIRILLNHPDVSISFVQSKSNAGNKISSIHTDLEGETNLVFSNEINENADVIFFCTGHGESTALLPALNIPTSIKIIDLSNDFRLHPKNVSGNRHFVYGLPEINKAEITNADAVANPGCFASAIQLAILPLIASGHSSDFYVTGITGSTGAGQSLSQTSHFSWRTNNIQAYKTLTHQHLGEITQSCQQTCPSESVPEVHFVPWRGDFSRGIFVSAQTKSTLPVIEIKHMYTDFYANAAFVHLSDQAIHLKQVINTNKCLIQIEKTGDQLVIHAVIDNLVKGASGQAVQNMNLMFGLDEKAGLHLKASAF; encoded by the coding sequence ATGATAAAAGCAGGAATAATTGGTGGAGCAGGATATACAGGCGGCGAATTGATCAGAATCCTTCTGAATCATCCTGATGTATCCATATCTTTTGTTCAGAGCAAGAGCAATGCCGGCAATAAAATATCTTCCATACATACTGATCTCGAAGGTGAAACCAACCTTGTTTTCAGCAATGAAATCAATGAAAATGCAGATGTCATTTTCTTTTGTACCGGCCATGGTGAAAGTACCGCACTCTTACCTGCACTTAATATACCGACAAGTATAAAAATCATAGACTTGTCCAATGACTTTCGTTTACACCCCAAAAATGTATCCGGAAACAGACACTTTGTATATGGTCTTCCTGAAATCAACAAAGCTGAGATCACCAATGCCGACGCTGTGGCCAATCCAGGATGTTTTGCATCTGCTATACAATTGGCCATCTTACCATTGATTGCATCGGGCCATTCGTCAGATTTTTATGTGACCGGGATCACAGGATCGACAGGGGCCGGACAGTCACTGAGCCAGACATCACACTTTTCATGGCGGACCAACAATATTCAGGCTTACAAAACACTCACCCACCAGCATTTGGGTGAAATCACACAGTCTTGTCAGCAAACATGTCCATCTGAATCAGTGCCCGAAGTACATTTTGTACCCTGGCGTGGGGATTTTTCAAGGGGTATTTTCGTCAGCGCACAGACAAAATCAACATTGCCTGTAATTGAAATTAAACATATGTATACTGACTTTTACGCCAATGCGGCATTTGTACATTTGTCTGATCAGGCTATTCACCTCAAACAAGTCATCAATACCAACAAATGCCTGATACAGATTGAAAAAACCGGAGATCAGCTGGTCATTCATGCTGTCATCGATAATCTGGTCAAGGGTGCGAGCGGTCAGGCAGTGCAAAATATGAATCTTATGTTCGGTCTTGATGAAAAAGCAGGCCTTCACCTGAAAGCATCGGCTTTCTGA